One window of the Methylovirgula sp. HY1 genome contains the following:
- the hflC gene encoding protease modulator HflC: MKGATNFLILIAVALALVVLSASTFIVTQTENALVLRFGQPVAGRGLVSQPGLHFKIPFVENVVFLDNRILDLEMPKQEVLASDNTRIDVDAFLRYKIVDPLKFYQSVGTIRRGKVQLGFILNSAVRRVLGDADLKQIVSVEREKLMGDIRKQVNIESQKLGVLAIDTRIRRADLPKQISDKVFSRMQSEWAREAALNRAQGSEQAQEIRAKADRDVVVLLADAQQKADQMRGQGDAQRNKIFAAAYSKDPQFFAFYRSMQAYDTALKSSDTRFVLTPKSAFFHYFERPTGQPGGNLESSAAKPPADMPAAAH; this comes from the coding sequence ATGAAGGGCGCAACAAATTTCCTGATTTTGATCGCGGTCGCGCTTGCGCTCGTCGTCCTCAGCGCTTCGACCTTCATCGTTACGCAAACCGAGAATGCACTGGTTCTGCGATTTGGCCAGCCGGTCGCAGGCCGGGGCCTCGTGAGCCAGCCGGGCCTCCACTTCAAAATCCCGTTCGTCGAAAATGTCGTGTTTCTCGACAACCGTATCCTCGACCTCGAAATGCCCAAGCAGGAAGTGCTTGCTTCCGACAATACGCGGATCGATGTCGATGCCTTTTTGCGCTACAAGATCGTCGACCCGCTCAAATTCTATCAATCGGTGGGAACAATCCGGCGTGGCAAAGTCCAGCTCGGATTCATCTTGAATTCTGCCGTGCGCCGTGTTCTCGGCGATGCCGATTTGAAGCAGATCGTCAGCGTCGAGCGCGAAAAGCTCATGGGCGATATCCGCAAACAAGTGAATATCGAGAGCCAGAAACTCGGCGTTCTCGCAATCGATACGCGGATCAGACGCGCCGATCTGCCAAAACAGATCTCCGACAAGGTCTTTAGCCGGATGCAGAGCGAATGGGCGCGCGAAGCGGCCCTCAATCGCGCCCAAGGCAGCGAGCAGGCCCAGGAAATCCGGGCCAAGGCCGACCGTGACGTCGTGGTTCTCCTCGCCGATGCACAGCAAAAGGCCGACCAGATGCGGGGCCAGGGCGATGCCCAACGCAACAAGATATTCGCCGCCGCCTATTCCAAAGACCCGCAATTCTTTGCCTTCTACAGGTCCATGCAGGCCTATGATACGGCGCTCAAATCCAGCGACACACGCTTTGTTTTGACGCCGAAGTCGGCGTTTTTCCATTATTTCGAGCGGCCCACAGGCCAGCCGGGCGGGAATCTCGAAAGCAGCGCGGCAAAGCCGCCAGCCGACATGCCGGCGGCCGCTCATTGA
- the hflK gene encoding FtsH protease activity modulator HflK, which produces MPWSNDGKTGGNGGGPWKPGGQGPWGQGPNPPPQPDLEEWLRRIQDKLKQWMPGGGIGGRSLLAFALVGVLLWLLSGFYTVGPNEVGLNMIFGSYTGKTASGLNYNLPYPIGSVDKLEVTDRNATNIGFVLRPDLQNPGALSQVDLPEESLMLASDQNIADVKFVVIWQIDPAHPEYYAFNVADQRETVKAVAESAMREVIGRSQIQNILTAGRKTIEPEVQDLMQKILDSYKAGVLVLQVQLQSVEPPEQVIASFRDVIAAQQDADRIRNEAQGYANRVVPTARGKAAAILQEAEGYRLQTVAQATGETSRFDQIYAQYKNAPAVTRERMYLETMEKVLGASNKVIIDSTNGSGVIPYLPLSQLAPQSFSGAQK; this is translated from the coding sequence ATGCCCTGGAGCAATGACGGCAAGACTGGCGGCAATGGCGGCGGTCCCTGGAAGCCCGGTGGACAAGGACCTTGGGGCCAAGGACCCAATCCGCCGCCGCAGCCGGATCTCGAAGAATGGCTGCGGCGCATTCAGGACAAGCTCAAGCAATGGATGCCCGGCGGCGGCATTGGCGGTCGCAGCCTGCTCGCCTTCGCACTCGTCGGCGTGCTCCTCTGGCTCTTGTCGGGATTTTATACGGTCGGCCCCAATGAGGTCGGCCTCAACATGATTTTCGGCAGCTATACGGGCAAGACAGCCTCAGGCCTCAATTATAATCTGCCCTATCCAATCGGTTCGGTCGACAAGCTCGAGGTCACCGATCGCAATGCGACCAATATCGGCTTCGTCTTGCGGCCCGATCTCCAAAATCCCGGCGCGCTCAGTCAGGTCGATCTGCCGGAAGAGAGCCTGATGCTGGCGAGCGACCAAAATATCGCCGATGTGAAATTCGTGGTGATCTGGCAGATCGATCCGGCTCATCCGGAATATTATGCCTTCAATGTCGCCGATCAACGCGAGACCGTGAAGGCGGTCGCCGAAAGCGCCATGCGCGAGGTCATCGGCCGCAGCCAGATCCAGAACATATTGACCGCCGGACGGAAAACGATCGAGCCGGAAGTTCAGGACTTGATGCAGAAGATTCTCGACAGCTACAAGGCTGGCGTGCTCGTCCTTCAGGTGCAGTTGCAATCGGTCGAGCCGCCCGAGCAGGTCATCGCTTCCTTCCGGGATGTGATCGCGGCGCAGCAGGATGCCGACCGCATACGCAATGAGGCGCAAGGCTATGCCAACCGCGTCGTGCCGACGGCACGCGGTAAGGCCGCGGCAATTCTTCAGGAGGCGGAAGGCTATCGCCTGCAGACGGTGGCGCAAGCGACCGGCGAAACCTCGCGGTTCGACCAGATCTACGCCCAATATAAGAACGCGCCGGCGGTGACGCGCGAGCGCATGTATCTCGAAACCATGGAAAAAGTGCTCGGCGCGTCGAACAAGGTGATTATCGACAGCACGAATGGATCCGGCGTCATTCCTTATCTGCCGTTGTCGCAACTGGCACCGCAGTCTTTCAGCGGAGCGCAGAAATGA
- a CDS encoding dihydrofolate reductase, translating to MTPPLALIVALAENGVIGKGNSLPWHISSDLKRFRALTMGKPLIMGRKTFQSIGRALPGRDTIVVSRDAAFTLPPGVHRAETIDAALALALARATEMGADEIMLAGGGEIFTALIDRADRMYVTFVQGTPEGDAFFPAIDWSQWQEVRREAYLPQKGDEVGFSFVDFVRRDRSKG from the coding sequence ATGACTCCACCGCTTGCTCTCATCGTGGCCCTGGCCGAAAACGGCGTGATCGGAAAAGGCAACAGCCTGCCCTGGCACATTTCCAGCGATCTCAAGCGTTTTCGCGCGCTCACGATGGGGAAGCCGCTGATCATGGGGCGCAAGACGTTCCAGTCGATCGGTCGCGCCTTGCCCGGCCGGGATACGATCGTCGTCTCGCGCGACGCCGCTTTCACGCTGCCCCCTGGCGTCCATCGCGCCGAAACTATCGATGCGGCTTTGGCGCTCGCGCTGGCACGCGCGACCGAGATGGGCGCCGATGAAATCATGCTGGCCGGCGGCGGCGAGATTTTCACCGCGCTCATCGATCGCGCCGATCGGATGTATGTGACCTTCGTGCAAGGCACCCCCGAAGGCGATGCTTTTTTTCCCGCCATAGATTGGTCGCAATGGCAAGAGGTCCGGCGAGAAGCGTATCTACCGCAAAAGGGTGACGAAGTCGGCTTTTCTTTCGTCGATTTTGTCAGACGTGATCGGAGCAAAGGGTAG
- a CDS encoding GNAT family N-acetyltransferase: MTDAHIRLRPAVPTDAPLIFALIGELAAYEKLTQEVAADEDMIAAALFAEPPRAFCMIAEYDGAVAGFVLWFYTFSTFRGRHGIWIEDLYVRGHLRGQGVGRALLMSVARRCRDEKLGRLEWAVLNWNAPAIGFYEKVGAKLLQDWTICRLDGAALIDFGGKAGTS; encoded by the coding sequence ATGACCGACGCGCATATTCGTCTTCGTCCCGCCGTGCCCACCGATGCGCCGCTGATCTTCGCCTTGATCGGCGAACTCGCGGCCTATGAAAAGCTGACGCAGGAGGTCGCGGCGGATGAAGACATGATCGCGGCGGCGCTCTTCGCAGAGCCGCCCCGCGCCTTCTGCATGATCGCCGAATATGACGGCGCCGTCGCGGGCTTCGTCTTATGGTTCTACACGTTCTCGACCTTTCGCGGCCGTCACGGCATATGGATCGAAGACCTTTATGTACGCGGACACCTGCGCGGCCAGGGCGTCGGCCGGGCTTTGCTCATGTCTGTGGCGCGCCGCTGCCGCGACGAAAAACTCGGCCGGCTCGAATGGGCCGTGCTGAATTGGAATGCGCCTGCGATCGGTTTCTATGAGAAGGTCGGCGCCAAGCTGCTGCAGGACTGGACCATCTGCCGGCTCGACGGGGCGGCTTTAATCGATTTCGGCGGTAAAGCAGGGACATCATGA
- a CDS encoding catalase family peroxidase, giving the protein MRTKHLAMAASIIWLAGVNICQAEDQPVEVQIVNVLNKLFGVHPGFRANHAKGVVVEGHFKASPEAAKLSKAIIFNGKTIPVTVRFSDSGGLPSIPDGSPKASPHGIAIKYHLADGGDTDMVLNSLAFFPVATGADFRDLLLAIAASPADAPKPTKFEAFAKNHPSVPAALATVATPDSFADEHYFGIDAFVFTDKAGEKQAVRYIVAPEKLVHLTAAEAAKKPANFLMDELPQRLAHGPVTFHLEAQLAAPADQTKDPSKPWPADRRVVDLGVLTIDKAVPDSMAAQKKLLFLPGQLVDGIEKSDDPLIDVRDGAYAVSFSRRNP; this is encoded by the coding sequence TTGCGGACAAAACATTTGGCCATGGCAGCCTCGATCATCTGGCTTGCCGGCGTCAATATTTGCCAGGCCGAGGATCAGCCGGTCGAGGTTCAAATCGTCAATGTCTTGAACAAGCTCTTCGGCGTGCATCCGGGCTTTCGCGCCAATCATGCCAAAGGCGTCGTCGTCGAGGGTCATTTCAAGGCTTCGCCCGAGGCCGCCAAACTGAGCAAGGCGATCATCTTCAACGGCAAGACAATTCCTGTGACGGTGCGTTTCTCCGATTCGGGCGGCCTGCCAAGCATTCCGGATGGATCGCCGAAGGCCTCGCCGCACGGGATCGCGATCAAATATCATCTGGCCGACGGTGGCGACACCGACATGGTGCTCAACTCGCTCGCATTCTTTCCGGTCGCGACCGGCGCCGATTTCCGCGATCTCCTGCTCGCGATCGCCGCCAGCCCCGCCGATGCGCCGAAGCCGACGAAATTCGAGGCTTTCGCCAAGAACCATCCAAGCGTTCCCGCCGCTTTAGCGACGGTTGCGACGCCGGACAGTTTCGCCGATGAACATTATTTCGGGATCGATGCCTTCGTTTTCACAGACAAGGCCGGCGAGAAGCAGGCGGTGCGCTATATCGTGGCGCCTGAAAAACTCGTTCATCTCACCGCCGCTGAGGCGGCGAAGAAACCTGCGAATTTCCTGATGGACGAGTTGCCACAACGTCTCGCACATGGGCCGGTGACGTTTCATCTCGAAGCACAGCTTGCAGCGCCGGCCGATCAGACCAAAGATCCGAGCAAGCCCTGGCCCGCCGATCGGCGTGTCGTCGATCTCGGCGTGCTGACCATCGACAAGGCCGTGCCAGACAGTATGGCGGCACAGAAGAAGCTCTTGTTTCTGCCGGGCCAGCTCGTCGACGGCATAGAAAAATCCGACGATCCGCTGATCGACGTCCGCGATGGCGCCTATGCCGTCTCGTTTTCGCGCCGCAACCCGTAA